A window of the Diabrotica undecimpunctata isolate CICGRU chromosome 1, icDiaUnde3, whole genome shotgun sequence genome harbors these coding sequences:
- the LOC140432927 gene encoding methyl farnesoate epoxidase-like isoform X2, with protein sequence MELFQKYGEVVGMKLGRNYVVGVFGSEAIKEVLSREDFDGRPDGFFFRLRTFGKRLGIVFSDGQFWQNQRKFSIQHLRNFGFGRREMEEKIHEETRALIEHFKKNDAEPVFMHNAFDISVLNALWAMMAGQRFETDDERLRRLLQIIHDAFRLVDISGGLLNQMPFLRYIAPDACGYTQIRNILERMWDFLEETIEEHKKTVSDSQQPRDLIDAFLQKIDVKSDPTFTDDQLMSLCLDLFMAGAETTSNTLGFAMMTTVLYPDLQRKIQAEMDKEVGRNRWPTLNDRIRLKYTEAFLMELQRRVTIAPLGIAHRAVRDTDLYGYLIPKDTIILTNLFSVHMDENYWKDPHAFRPERFLTDQGDIFVDDKHYIPFGSGKRRCLGEALGKANIFLFFTAILHNFYLVKADDSELKLEGYDGVTMAPKPFRVRLIARQD encoded by the exons ATGGAGTTGTTCCAAAAGTATGGCGAAGTTGTTGGCATGAAACTGGGAAGGAACTATGTCGTAGGAGTTTTCGGATCTGAAGCAATTAAAGAGGTGTTAAGCAGAGAAGACTTCGACGGACGACCAGATGGGTTTTTCTTTAGACTTCGTACGTTCGGCAAAAGATtag gtaTCGTGTTCTCAGATGGCCAATTTTGGCAAAACCAAAGGAAATTCTCTATTCAACACCTCCGCAATTTCGGTTTTGGAAGACGCGAAATGGAAGAGAAGATCCACGAAGAAACTCGCGCGCTaattgaacattttaaaaagaaCGATGCTGAGCCAGTTTTCATGCACAATGCCTTCGATATTTCTGTACTAAACGCTCTTTGGGCCATGATGGCAGGACAAAGGTTCGAAACTGACGACGAGAGGTTAAGAAGACTTTTGCAAATCATTCACGATGCGTTTAGATTGGTAGATATTTCTGGGGGATTattgaatcaaatgccttttcTGAGATATATAGCTCCGGATGCTTGTGGGTATACGCAGATTAGAAATATTTTGGAGAGAATGTGGGATTTTTTGGAG GAAACGATTGAAGAACATAAAAAGACAGTTTCAGATTCGCAGCAACCAAGAGACCTTATCGATGCATTTTTACAAAAGATTGATGTTAAAAGCGATCCAACTTTTACAG ACGATCAACTGATGTCATTGTGTTTGGATCTGTTTATGGCAGGAGCCGAAACAACAAGTAACACTTTGGGGTTTGCCATGATGACAACCGTACTTTATCCTGATTTACAAAGGAAAATTCAGGCAGAAATGGATAAAGAGGTCGGAAGAAATCGGTGGCCAACACTAAACGATAGGATCAG gTTAAAATACACAGAGGCATTTCTGATGGAGCTTCAAAGGCGAGTAACTATAGCACCTCTGGGAATTGCCCATAGAGCTGTAAGAGATACCGATCTTTACGGATATCTCATTCCGAAAGACACGataattttgacaaatttattcAGTGTCCACATGGATGAGAATTATTGGAAAGATCCACACGCATTTAGACCCGAACGATTTTTGACTGATCAGGGGGATATCTTTGTTGATGATAAACATTATATACCTTTCGGTAGTG GGAAAAGGCGTTGCCTCGGAGAAGCTCTTGGAAAGGCTAATATCTTTCTCTTTTTTACTGCCATCCTACATAACTTCTATTTAGTGAAAGCCGACGATAGTGAGTTAAAACTGGAAGGCTACGACGGAGTGACTATGGCACCAAAACCGTTCAGAGTCCGACTAATCGCTAGACAAGACTAA
- the LOC140432927 gene encoding methyl farnesoate epoxidase-like isoform X1, producing MLFSVVCLTITVFAMVLLYDMRRPRKYPPGPNIIPIVGSYLQYRERLKALGYHHLVWMELFQKYGEVVGMKLGRNYVVGVFGSEAIKEVLSREDFDGRPDGFFFRLRTFGKRLGIVFSDGQFWQNQRKFSIQHLRNFGFGRREMEEKIHEETRALIEHFKKNDAEPVFMHNAFDISVLNALWAMMAGQRFETDDERLRRLLQIIHDAFRLVDISGGLLNQMPFLRYIAPDACGYTQIRNILERMWDFLEETIEEHKKTVSDSQQPRDLIDAFLQKIDVKSDPTFTDDQLMSLCLDLFMAGAETTSNTLGFAMMTTVLYPDLQRKIQAEMDKEVGRNRWPTLNDRIRLKYTEAFLMELQRRVTIAPLGIAHRAVRDTDLYGYLIPKDTIILTNLFSVHMDENYWKDPHAFRPERFLTDQGDIFVDDKHYIPFGSGKRRCLGEALGKANIFLFFTAILHNFYLVKADDSELKLEGYDGVTMAPKPFRVRLIARQD from the exons GTCCAAACATTATCCCTATAGTAGGAAGCTATTTGCAATATAGAGAAAGACTAAAAGCATTGGGATACCACCATCTAGTCTGGATGGAGTTGTTCCAAAAGTATGGCGAAGTTGTTGGCATGAAACTGGGAAGGAACTATGTCGTAGGAGTTTTCGGATCTGAAGCAATTAAAGAGGTGTTAAGCAGAGAAGACTTCGACGGACGACCAGATGGGTTTTTCTTTAGACTTCGTACGTTCGGCAAAAGATtag gtaTCGTGTTCTCAGATGGCCAATTTTGGCAAAACCAAAGGAAATTCTCTATTCAACACCTCCGCAATTTCGGTTTTGGAAGACGCGAAATGGAAGAGAAGATCCACGAAGAAACTCGCGCGCTaattgaacattttaaaaagaaCGATGCTGAGCCAGTTTTCATGCACAATGCCTTCGATATTTCTGTACTAAACGCTCTTTGGGCCATGATGGCAGGACAAAGGTTCGAAACTGACGACGAGAGGTTAAGAAGACTTTTGCAAATCATTCACGATGCGTTTAGATTGGTAGATATTTCTGGGGGATTattgaatcaaatgccttttcTGAGATATATAGCTCCGGATGCTTGTGGGTATACGCAGATTAGAAATATTTTGGAGAGAATGTGGGATTTTTTGGAG GAAACGATTGAAGAACATAAAAAGACAGTTTCAGATTCGCAGCAACCAAGAGACCTTATCGATGCATTTTTACAAAAGATTGATGTTAAAAGCGATCCAACTTTTACAG ACGATCAACTGATGTCATTGTGTTTGGATCTGTTTATGGCAGGAGCCGAAACAACAAGTAACACTTTGGGGTTTGCCATGATGACAACCGTACTTTATCCTGATTTACAAAGGAAAATTCAGGCAGAAATGGATAAAGAGGTCGGAAGAAATCGGTGGCCAACACTAAACGATAGGATCAG gTTAAAATACACAGAGGCATTTCTGATGGAGCTTCAAAGGCGAGTAACTATAGCACCTCTGGGAATTGCCCATAGAGCTGTAAGAGATACCGATCTTTACGGATATCTCATTCCGAAAGACACGataattttgacaaatttattcAGTGTCCACATGGATGAGAATTATTGGAAAGATCCACACGCATTTAGACCCGAACGATTTTTGACTGATCAGGGGGATATCTTTGTTGATGATAAACATTATATACCTTTCGGTAGTG GGAAAAGGCGTTGCCTCGGAGAAGCTCTTGGAAAGGCTAATATCTTTCTCTTTTTTACTGCCATCCTACATAACTTCTATTTAGTGAAAGCCGACGATAGTGAGTTAAAACTGGAAGGCTACGACGGAGTGACTATGGCACCAAAACCGTTCAGAGTCCGACTAATCGCTAGACAAGACTAA